GCACAACGCGAAGGTTTATCCCTTTCTCTAGAAGATAAATTGCAAATCGCCAGACGGCTCGATCGGATGGGAATTCCGTTTATTGAGGGCGGTTGGCCAGGTGCAAACCCAAAGGATGTCCAATTTTTCTGGCAGATTCAAGAGGAACCACTCACCCAGGCTGAAATTGTGGCGTTTTGTTCTACTCGTCGCCCCGGCAGAAAAGCAGAAGATGACCCAATGCTGCAAGATGTTCTCACCGCTGGCACAAGCTGGATCACGCTATTCGGCAAATCCTGGGATCTGCATGTCACTGAAGGGCTGCAAACGACATTGAGCGAAAACCTGGCAATGATTCAGGATACGATCGCCTTTTTCCGCAGTCAGGAACGCCGAGTCATTTACGATGCTGAACACTGGTTCGACGGCTACAAGCAAAATCCTGCCTATGCGCTGCAAACGCTGCAAGCTGCGATCGAGGGGGGTGCAGAGTGGCTCGTCCTCTGTGATACAAATGGTGGAACGTTGCCTCATGAAGTAGGGGCGATCGTGCGTGAAGTCGTACAGTTTGTTGAGCAGGGCGCAGGGGATCAAACGGGATCCCAGCATTCGTCATCCATCAGCCATCACCCGATTCCCCAAATTGGCATTCATACCCATAATGATTCCGGCACTGCCGTTGCCAATGCGATCGCCGCTGTAATGGAGGGTGCAAAGATGGTGCAGGGAACCATCAATGGCTACGGGGAGCGGTGCGGCAATGCGGATCTCTGTACACTAATCCCAAACCTGCAGTTAAAGTTAGGCTTTGACTGTGTACAGCCAGAACAACTGGTAGAACTGACCGAATCTAGCCGCTTTATTAGTGAGGTGGTGAATCTAGCTCCGAATGATCACGCGCCCTTTGTTGGGCTGTCTGCATTTGCCCATAAAGGTGGAATTCATGTGAGCGCTGTGGAGCGGAACCCGCTAACTTACGAGCATATCCAACCAGAGGCGATCGGCAATCGTCGCCGGATTGTTATCTCTGATCAGGCAGGCTTAAGTAATGTGTTGGTGAAGGCGCGCAGCTTTGGCATTGATTTGAATAAGGAAGATCCGCAGTGTCGGCAGATTCTGCAACATCTTAAAACTTTGGAGAATCAGGGCTATCAGTTTGAGGCAGCCGAGGCAAGTTTTGAGCTGTTGATGCGAGAAGCACTAGGGCAGCGAGAGCAGTTCTTTACGATTAAGGATTTTCATGTTCATTGCAACCTGGCTGGCGGCGTGGATGAGTGGCAGAGCCGATCGCTGGCAACGATTAAGGTAGAGGTCAATGGGCAGGATATTCTGGAAGCGGCTGAGGGCAATGGTCCTGTTTCAGCATTAGATGCAGCGTTGCGAAAGGCACTGACCAACTTCTATCCAGAAATTGCCTCTTTCTATCTCACTGACTATAAAGTACGAATTCTCGACAGTACCTCTGGCACATCTGCCAAAACGCGCGTTTTGCTAGAAAGCAGTAACGGCTATCAGCGCTGGACAACGGTCGGTGTGTCGGGCAACATTATTGAAGCTTCTTATCGAGCTGTTGTAGAAGGCTTGGAGTACGGATTAATGCTGCAATATCAAGTGAAATGTGCTTTAACTCCTTCCACTTAATTGCCCAATCTGGTTTTAATTACAGTGATTAATTGCAGCTATTATCGTCGTTCACCGTTCGCATTGCCCCTAACAAAGTTTGAACAATGACGCAGCGTTTTTTACCGTTGGTTGGCGGTGAAGAAACTGTGAGTTTAATACCTTGTGCTCCAATCGGGGTTGTAATATTTCCTCGATCGTCAAAAGTAATGGTTGTGACTCCTCCAGTGGGAGTGCTGCCTGTCACAGTCAACCCCAGCTTATTAACTAATCCTTGATCTTGAATAGAATCTAGTCCAATCGGTCTAGCACTTCCAGAGTTAACCAAAACTGTGGGTGGAGTTGCTGCAGTGTTGAAGCTAACGCTTTGCGCTTGACGAGTACGGATAGCTTCTGACCGCGTTTGTTGGAGAACTTGCATAATCTCATCTCGACCGGCAGTTGCACGACGACCATTGACGAGACTCAGCCAACTCGGAGCAGCAATTGCCGCCAAAACGCCTGCAATAACGACCGTCACTATCAGTTCGATTAAGGTGAAGCCTTTCGTTGAATGTTGCCGTATTCTACGTTTCATATCCCGTCTCCGCATGTAATCCGCTGATCAACAGACTGCCTGTTCGGTTGCATCTATTTCTCCGATCGTTAGCTTCCCTCAGGCGTCCGCCACAATACGCCTCTCAACAAGACTCTTGTTTCCAACGCAGGCAGGAGTTCCGAGTTTGTTCGCTGGTTAGCAGGAATTCTAATTCCATACTTACCAGAAGCATTACCCTGAACATAGAGAACTACGTCTTGATAAGCTCCAGTCGTTTGTTGATTTGCCGTGGTGGAGGTGCTAATACAGGCGTAAAACCCTTGGGGAGTTGGTGGGGATGTCGTGTACGATCGAACCGAGTCATTGGCTGGACAACTTCCACCATTTGCCGTGTTGTCAACAAAATCAACGAGGACGTCAGGGCTACCGGTTGGTCGAGCCGTTTGCATACTAGCGTTTTGCTTCATGGGCCAGTTATCGAAGTTATCTACTTCAGTTGGGCTGACATAACCCGAGACTGCGGTGCCCGTGCTTGTAAATTGGCTTAGTTCATAACGAGTAATCCGAGACTTACCAACCCACGGGTTGCCCTGATTTGCGGTACTTAAAGAATAGACAACAAGTGCATAAGACTGGCCTGTCATACAAGGGGCTCCAGCAGGTGGTACTGCGTTTGCATTAGTTGCCGCAGCAGCACAACTCGTTTTGATTGAGTCTGGCAAAGGCTTGTATTTCCAGAATGCAAGGACAGGCGTACTGTTTGTCGTCAGGGAAGTTGGCAAATAATTTGCTAACTGCGTCATGTAGTTGCCCGTATAGACAAAAACAGCCTGCTGCAATTCTGCACTAATGTAGTTCATCGCAGATTGCATATCGCGCTGCGTTTCGGAACGAGAAGCTTCCCGTTGGTCAGCCCCCATTAGTTCCACAACGATATAGGTTAACCCTGACAGAATACCGCCAGAGATCGCAACCACAACGAGCAGTTCTATCAGCGTGAATCCCTTTTTAGGGTCACGTCGTTTATGGAAGATTTGCTTCAATTGGGAAAAGAGTGAGTGTTTCGCCATTGTTGTTTAGCCCCAAGCATGAATCCCGCTGGATCAGTAAATACGGGCGATAGGTGATAGGTGTGAGGGAATTGGCTTGCGTCGTTCTATGGGAAGACGTTGCAGGTGTTAATGTCTCTCTGCCGGGTTGGACTGAAGTAGCTACAGAGTGAAGCACTATCTTCAGTCCAAGTCATCCGAGTATATACAGCGGTTAGGGGGCGAGTACGCTGGTTTCCTTGTCCAGAGGTCAATTGCAGAGAAGCCTGATCTGGTGGGTTCTGGAGATCTGTTCTCAAGGTCAATCCTCCCGGATTCTGGACTGCCGGATAATTTGAGGCTGCCAGAATGG
The DNA window shown above is from Trichocoleus sp. and carries:
- the cimA gene encoding citramalate synthase, translating into MTLHSLPASRQPLWIYDTTLRDGAQREGLSLSLEDKLQIARRLDRMGIPFIEGGWPGANPKDVQFFWQIQEEPLTQAEIVAFCSTRRPGRKAEDDPMLQDVLTAGTSWITLFGKSWDLHVTEGLQTTLSENLAMIQDTIAFFRSQERRVIYDAEHWFDGYKQNPAYALQTLQAAIEGGAEWLVLCDTNGGTLPHEVGAIVREVVQFVEQGAGDQTGSQHSSSISHHPIPQIGIHTHNDSGTAVANAIAAVMEGAKMVQGTINGYGERCGNADLCTLIPNLQLKLGFDCVQPEQLVELTESSRFISEVVNLAPNDHAPFVGLSAFAHKGGIHVSAVERNPLTYEHIQPEAIGNRRRIVISDQAGLSNVLVKARSFGIDLNKEDPQCRQILQHLKTLENQGYQFEAAEASFELLMREALGQREQFFTIKDFHVHCNLAGGVDEWQSRSLATIKVEVNGQDILEAAEGNGPVSALDAALRKALTNFYPEIASFYLTDYKVRILDSTSGTSAKTRVLLESSNGYQRWTTVGVSGNIIEASYRAVVEGLEYGLMLQYQVKCALTPST
- a CDS encoding GspH/FimT family pseudopilin, with protein sequence MKRRIRQHSTKGFTLIELIVTVVIAGVLAAIAAPSWLSLVNGRRATAGRDEIMQVLQQTRSEAIRTRQAQSVSFNTAATPPTVLVNSGSARPIGLDSIQDQGLVNKLGLTVTGSTPTGGVTTITFDDRGNITTPIGAQGIKLTVSSPPTNGKKRCVIVQTLLGAMRTVNDDNSCN
- a CDS encoding prepilin-type N-terminal cleavage/methylation domain-containing protein translates to MAKHSLFSQLKQIFHKRRDPKKGFTLIELLVVVAISGGILSGLTYIVVELMGADQREASRSETQRDMQSAMNYISAELQQAVFVYTGNYMTQLANYLPTSLTTNSTPVLAFWKYKPLPDSIKTSCAAAATNANAVPPAGAPCMTGQSYALVVYSLSTANQGNPWVGKSRITRYELSQFTSTGTAVSGYVSPTEVDNFDNWPMKQNASMQTARPTGSPDVLVDFVDNTANGGSCPANDSVRSYTTSPPTPQGFYACISTSTTANQQTTGAYQDVVLYVQGNASGKYGIRIPANQRTNSELLPALETRVLLRGVLWRTPEGS